The Festucalex cinctus isolate MCC-2025b chromosome 10, RoL_Fcin_1.0, whole genome shotgun sequence region actttttttggggggggtggggggcaatattccaagaaaacaaatttgccattttcgaAAGTGTCGAATTTGTAGGTTTTCTTAGAATATTGCCCCTgccctcttaaaaaataaaaataaaaaataagtataCATGACCCTAATATACGCCATTGTTTTCATCAactgacattttgtttttgaagcaaCACTTCTTCTGCGAAACGTTCTACTACAACTTGCAAGACAAAGTTGGCCAACTTGATTGTGAATTGTACCTCCCAAAAGTAAGTCTGCAACAAATGTCAGGTTTGTTGTGCACCCTAACGACTCTTTGGTCCTTCCCCAGGATTCGTCCCCCCTCCCATACGGCCAACCGGAGCCCGACTGTGGACCGTTGTTCCACCAAAGTCCGGAATTTTCCGCTTGCAAGGCGCAGCTGAGCCACCCGGTCCCGTCGGTGCACAACATTTGTCCCTTCCCGCTTAAAGTCATCTTGCCGTCATAATAAAAGTTGAAGGACAAACTTGTTGGCTGCTTTGTGCACATTTGATGTaagaaaacaagtttttttttttttttttttttttttaaatctaaatggaaaaatgttttcccTCAGCTGTTGACTGACTTTGGAGGAGTTTGTCCTATGTGGTGTTAAGGAGCCAGAATGTGAAGTCctaaaatgatttgatttcaattatttgatACCGCCTTGTCCATATTTGAGTGCTGGGAGCGCTGTTtatgttgtacccgatttggccacttgggggcagtgtggttccacgCGTTCTGATACGCAGTTAAGTTGTCGGCACGTTGGAGAGGTAGAAGGAGAAAGTCGCGATCAAGTTGGGccaatagttttatttatttttttctccacagcgTAGGAAGAACGTATGCCAGTGAGTAATATACTTTTCTGTATaattcctgaagcgttttgtatgaatagtcCTTTTGAGGGCTAAAAGTGTCTgcgagtagcgcgctaattagctTTAGCGAGTAgcgtgctaattagcattagcaagtcaGGCTGGAGTAGATCGTGACCTTTCTTTTGCTGtctataaaatgaagcagaaattgTCAAATCGTTTTGAATTAACTTCTAATCTGAATCAAAttgcagacccaaaaatcataaAATTGTGAGACAGTCAATGATTCCCCCTCCTAATTTTCCTCATTTATGTCTGCTGATTAGTCATGTTGGTTCTCATCTAGAGTATGTTTAAGTTAAACcttcacatgattttttttttttcttttttgcagttAACTGCATCCTTCATGTCACATTTGTTGCATTGTATTTGTGTGAACagtggccaaaaaaataaatcctggtTGAGAAGttagaaaaattccaaaatagtCTTTAAAACCAAAACCTCAAATTTTGAACCAGACTTGTGCTTGAAAGTCAACTCAAGGGAAATCCCAAGAATTCAAATTTTCTTGCATCACTTGACCACAGAAAAGCCACAAGTAACTTCATTTGTTCTTTTGATTTCACTTGACAAATGTGATGACATCACGTGAGCGGGAAGGGACGAATGTGGTGTGATGGACGTCTCAGGGTTGTCAAGTGGCGCATGCAGCGGAAAGCTTGTGCACTCTGGTGGAACAACCGCCTGCAGATGGGCTCTGCCTCACCTGCTGGGAGGAACAATGAGGCACTCGGCATGTACAAATCCATGGTGCGCTTTTTGCTGACTTACTTTCAGTGGGTACGTTTCACAGTCCACTTGTTTGTGCAAGTTGGAATAGGATGCTTGGCAATAGATGCGCTTTCAAAGCAGATTAAAAACTAAAGTAATCAAGTTCATATCAACCACAAACCTTTGGCAATATTTATAGACATCCAGTTTGCGTTAGTGTTCCAATAccagttttttttgtactgatAGCTGGTTTCTCTTTAACTTGAAAAAGCTGCcctaccattggttcagagcattcatggGCCAATAGGATGTCTTGTCTCAGCATGCCAGTGAAGGTCATGCACAACAAGACATGATGCGGCATCCAAATTGCCCATTACGAGGCTGGGGAAGTTCCCATGCTGAATCTTTTCCATTACCTACCAATAAAAGTTCCAGAACCTTCACAAAGGGGGATTTAGGCTTGCATTATTTTTGAGAATTGTTGAAATTctcaaagtttgttttttgtggaggGGTAGAAATCCCAATTGAGGTGGCCCCAGTTCTTCGGCTTTAGCATGAAAGCTAACCATCCAAACCCAAATGGCAGCCATGTTTGAAAATCAGTTGCATTCAAGTCATCACAGACGAGCAGTAGCGCATCgtttttaaatgttcatttatTGAGGTTTGTGCGTGTGAAGCGGGAAGGGACAAATGTGGTGGACGGACGGCTGCGGGTTTCTCAGCTTGGCCTTGCAAACGCAAGCTTCCGAACTCTGGTGGAACAACGGCCTGCAGACGGGCTCCGGCTCGCCCGCCGGGAGGGGTGACGACATCTGCACAGATGAACAATGAGGCACTCGCCGTGCACAAGCGCCGCTTTTTGCAAGACTTACTTTTGCTGGGTACGTTTCACAGTCCAGTTCTCCCACCTGGCTGTGAGAGTTGTAATAGGACGCTTGGCAGTACACGCGAGTCTAAAAGAAACGACAAGTCACTCGGAAAGGCTGACGGATACGGAAGCTAACAGCTGAGCTAACTCACAGCTCTGTCAGGGCAGCGAGGCGTGCAGGCGGCAAACGCGTGCGCCGACTGGCGGGGACACGTCGTCTCCACCAGGGCGAACTTCAGAAGGGTGACGGTGCCGATGTTGACCACATCCTGCCACAGGGACGACGAGGCAGTCAAACATCAAGCAAAAGAAAAACGGCGAGCCGTTAAGACGAGTCCTCGCCTTGGCTGTGAGTTGCGCCACTTCCATCAGGGTGAAGTAGTGGACACGTTTGCTCTCCCGGTTGAATTTGCGCACCGCCTCGTTGACGGCGCTCACGCCGGTCGGGTCGTTCAGTGGCAGCAATTTGGCGCACGAGGGACAAACCGTTAGCAGCTCCTCGTTTGTCAGCTCTGCAAACAGATGGAGAAATGCGGCGCTTAAAAAGGTTCTGGCCCACCGGGAATGTGCCTCATTTGCCAGATCTTCAGCCAGCCATTTTACAAGGCTTAGAGAagattgtgttccattgctataaaaacatggaacctaaggagaaaaacaaaaaaaaaatctcatctttcaacaagggagaaaaaaaaaaaaaaagtgtccattTTGCAGTAAGTCGCATTAGAATCTCGCCAACTTTCACTCACATATCTGTTAACACAGctttgttgcaaaatggccctggttgatcttttatactctgctgccacctgctggccatttttgtaactaCCATTGTcattcttcagttcagaggctatatcaaagccttctgtacgctcttgcatttaaaaaaaataattaaatacttaTTGGGGTGCATGGTAATATTAAACAGAACCTATTGATATgattttggaagcaaatgagttaaggcttTACCGAATTTTGCAgccacatgcaaaaaaaaaaaaccgacaagtagtgtttgtgtgtgatgaCCTGGTCTGGTGGTGCATTCATATTTGGTGATTTTGGCCATACCCCACATCACCCAGAATTCAACACTGCAGGTGGCCACGGCGCCCTGGGGGGGgagaaacaaggaaaaaaaaaagttagcatcAGAAACCATGCAAGTGTAttgcatcattaaaaaaaaaaaaataaaaattactccaaaattttcctgtttaaaaaaaaaaaaaaaaatatttttctgagtaatttctgaatattcccccccccattttttatgacaaaaaaagattGACTCTAAAACACAAgttagtgctttttttttttttaattaatgttttttgtAAGTAATTTCCCcgtttttttaatggcaaaaaataatgagtaacaaaaaaaaacaaacaaacccaaaagcatatttttaggtgcaattttatttttatttttttaagcgaaCGCTGAATAAGCTTCCATCATAAGCAGCTGTGGACTTGTTGGGGAAGCGAGAGAATATTCACCCGTTGGTCCATCTGCCACAGCTCGCATTGGTCGGCAGGTTTGGGGTTGCTGAAGTGACATTTGGTCTGCGACAGCTTCACGTTCACGTCAATGTGGCAACCGCCGGAAAActgcaaaaataaagaaaatgaacGATGTGGCATTTAAGAGTTAAGACCCTTGATCAAAATGAACACATGCTAGGTGGCTACATATTAGCATtgctaccaaaaaaacaaaacaaaaactacacatTGTCAAAGCATGGTCAacatttcaatatgttcaagTGATTGCATTAAATGGAAGTACTTGAAATTATTAGTCATActaaaaatatgtcatttctccagtaaatgaagacaaacgatgatgatgctaaatgctaacctgTTGGTAATTGCTGCTCTGGACCTCCCGCAGCCTGAACTTGAAGCCGTGCTTGTGCCTGTCGTTGATGTGGCGGACGGCCATGCCGGCCGCCGCCTTCACGCTGTCCCGGCCGCACGTCAGCGTTTGCGGCGCCACAAAAGCCGGCAGAGCCGCCGCGCACCACAGAAGAACAGCAAACAGGTGAGTCGCCATCGTGAACAAAACGATGGAGAAGCGCAAGCAAGTGCAGGCGACGCAACACTCGCTCGCATTTAAAGCGGGCCGACGAGCTCTTCCGGCCAATGGCAGGGCAGGACAGACAGCTGACGCCTGTGTGCTAATTAGTGGGGGTGGGCGTGGCTTCGACTAATCACCATGGTGATGAGTGATGACTCATTCACCGCAGATGGAAGCTgaagcaaaaaaatacatttttttggtgaaatattttcaaatctaagcttagaaacttttttttttaatgatgtttttCTCCTTTTGTTCCTCTACTGACTAAATCCTTCAATAGCCTGCCGAGGCCTtttgcaaggcaaggcaagtttatttgtatagcacatttcatacattttgCAGAACAAGATGGAggcaaaaaatatcaaaacaggacaactttattgcatacagaaggcagatctttttttttttttaaagaaaaacagttgcatttttctgatttttttggggggaggcggAAGTCCtacttttgacatttttcaggaacatattagattttttttttcctcggttttaagaacatttttttaagtagaatttttttgcattttgatttttgggggggttgttgGAAGACCtacttttgacatttttcaagaacaaatatttgataattttttttttcctcggttttaagaacatttttaagtagaatttttttgcattttgatgatttttttgggggggggtttgttgGAAGAcctacatttgacatttttcaagaacaaatatttgatttttcCCCCTCAGTTTTAAGAACAAGATTTTTTGAAGGagaagttttgatttttttgggggggaggcagAAGTCCAACTTTTTACGTTTTTCAGACTAGAATAAGGACCATTGAAAAtgtcacagaagtgacatcaagcagcagccaatagaaaagcaccaaacggTGTCACTCCCATGTTTTTAATTCTACACAATatctttttaaagggatacttcatttatttagcccattCTAGCAATAGAAAGTTAGAAtctcatttttcatgtacaattaagccAATTGACTGAAAATCGCATCAcatgctcaggtaacaacccgAGTTTGTTTTCTGGATTGGGTCATGTCACACaagccgagctgtgattggttgcctgagcacattgtgatattttcagttgacagcaagatgcaaaatttaaaaaaaaaaaaaaaaaaaaaaagtacatggaaGTATCGCAGACAATTATAATGGTTGACTGCCAAAAGTGGCCAAGTATTTTTATTGTGCAcaagttaaaaacaaagcatttattaaatgactaaTAACCAccttgaaaattaaaaaaaaattcaaaataaggccAAAATTAATAACCTACACAGAGACTCAAATTTCGTTTAAATTTTTATTCACGAGTTGCCAAGCGCAGCGCCATGTTCATCCTTGGAACCAATATGGCCGATCGACGAGAAGCGGGAAGGGACAAATGTGATGGACGACCGGCTTGTTGATTCCCAACTGCGCCTTGCAGGCGAAAGCTTCCGGGCTTTGATGGAACAAAAGTCTGCACGCGGGGCCCGACACCGGAGCAGAGCCGGACTTCTGCGGGGGagggaaaagaaaaggaaacatTGAAGTGCAAATTACGACATTTGCTTTTGTTTCCGACTTACTTGCGGCGGATACGTTTCACAATCAAGACTTGTAATTTCTTCTTGCCGGTCTAAATAAGAGACCTGGCAAAAGACGTGAGCCTGAAAGGGGGACGAGAAGTTGACAAATGTGTCCAAAAGCAAAAATCAgcatttaaaggtttcattagCATGACGGCTAACTCACAGCGTCATCGGGGCAGAGCGGCGCGCAGCGTGCAAACGTATTCTCGGCCTCTCGGGGGCAGTCCGTCTCCACCAGGGCCAACGCCAGACTCGTATGCGAGCCCCACGGATTAATATACTGACACGTGGGGGGGGAAGAAAAGATTCTTTCAAAATAAGCAAAACTGGCTGGTGATGCGGCAAACAAGCAAAAAGCAGTCGTCACCCCGCTTCTCAGGTGCGTAATTTCCATCAGGGTGAAGAAATTGCGGTGTTTGCCTTCGCGGTTGAACTTGAGCACCACCTGGTGGGCCGCTTTCAAACCCCTCGGGTCGTCCAGGGCCAACAAGTCGGAGCAGTCGGGACAAATCTTATTCAATTCTGCATTGGTGGGGTCTAAAAAGggagaaaaatataaataaaacttgAATTTCAAGTTGAGATGTAGCAAGCAGTTAAATGATTCGAATGGCAGTTAATCTTTTCAGGAGCGTTTTCTAAAATCCAATTATGACGCCGTTGACGAGCGCTTACCTGGTCTGGTGGCGCAAAGGTGCTTGCTGACGGTGACCTTGCCGGATGCCACCGCAAGACGGACGTCGCACGTCGACACCGCACCctgaaaaaagacaaacaagccGTCATGAACCAGAccgtggcaaaaaaataaaaaattgattgCGACAGGATCCGTACGCGTTCGTGCATTTTGAAGGGGACGCACTGCTGGTGAGGTTTGGGGTTGCTGAAGTGACATTTGGTTTGCACCAGCTTCAGTGACACGTCCAAGTGGCAACCGCCAGGAACctaacaaaaacatatatatatatattttgtgagCAAAAGCCAATTTTCCGACTGCTTGCCTTTGCCTCGCGCTAAACGCTAACCTGCAGATAGTTGCTGCTGAGGATCTCGTCAAGCTTGAACTTGTATCCGTGCTTGTGCTGCCAGTTGATATGTTGGACGGCGACGGCGGCCAGCGTCTCCACGCCATCCGGCCGGCAGGTGGCCGGAAAAGACGTCTGGACCAGGTGGGCCAGGGCGCACCACAGCAAACCGACAAACAGGTGAGCGAACATCGTGGGAAACAACACAAGATGACAAATGAGCACTTGCGTGCGCACTTGAATTTAAGCGGGCTGACGAGCGCCGACGACCAATCGCGCGGGAGCTCGAGCAGCTGACGCGTGTCGGCTCGTTAGCGGCGGGGCCTGCTTGCAATCAGTCGCCAAGGCAACCGCAAGCACAAGCTAGCAAACAATCACAAAACAAACTTTGAAttgtacccaaaaaaaaccccatatatatatatatatatatgtatatatttatatgatgATTTTTTGACACAAGCtgccattttcacttttattatttgaagagcaaaatcattattttttttagaaattgttCCTCAACTTTAAATCATTTGCTTTGGGTTTTTCCAAAAAGTTTTCTAGGGACTTTTTCGCTGAgaaatgcttcatttttttttcttcatcaatttcttttttgaacaaaaagaacaaaaaacaatcttATTCAGAACTTacaatatttataatttatcatggaaaaaaaagttttatttttacaaaagaaaaggtgatatatttttcaagaaaatcttattttttggacaaagtttgtatttttctaaactgtgttgtttattttaaattatatataatggaggcagggacaaaaaaaaatctgacaaaaatgtttgggggtgttagagataaaaaaaaaatttaaaagtttttttttactagaataaaaaatatatttaagaaaaaaaatagtatttttcaaGATAATGGTTGTACAAGTAAAAGcctttttgaggtaaaaaaaaaagaagtcatttttcaagcatgtatttgttttgtttttatataaaataaacaaataaaaaatttaaaaaaattctcttTAGACAGAGAAGAAATccatattttaagaaaaaaatgtgacaaccAATTATTGAGAAAGGCTGTTGAGATTTTAATATTAACCGGAAGGACCATTAAAAATGtgtcacagaagtgatgtcatctaacagcagccaatagaagagCACCAAAAGAcgtcaccatttaaaaaaaaatgtttttaataaaggGATGCTTCACTCATTTAGCCCATTGTACCAATAAAAAGTTAGTTTAtaattaaactcattcactcgccaccattttcacatttcgcagtcccgttcgctctcggctgttttactggattttgcaaggcccacagaatattgtgttcaattgctattaaagcatggaacctatcaaaagaaagattaaagtctcttctttcattaggaaaaaaaaaaagtatgattctgtttccgttttgcagaaattatcattagaagagagctaagtttcatcagttttcacaaatctatttaaaattgtaagtaattgagctttttttctacatggccccggttgatctcctttgctctgctgccacctgctggccgtttgtgtaattaccatttctgcaaccgttcttcacagttgagaggctgcatcaaagccttctgtatgctctagcattaaaaaaaacaaaaaaaaaaactataaatacgtctttgggacacttagaacatttaaacaaaacatatttacaagttattgggagcaaatgagttaatttcataTTTCCACATACAattaatgctttaaaaaaaacaaaaaactgccacttgactgaaaatgacatcacatgtgcttaggtaacaaccaatcacagttgacCCGTTTTCTAGGttgggtcatgtgacattcacaagctgcgctgtgattgattacctgagcacattgtgatgatgtcattttcagttgacataaAGTCACaaaatgagtttaaaatagGCACCGATTGTACAGAAAGTTTGCCTgccaaaaatagataaataagtattcctttaaatattgcaaacaagtttttttttttttttaaacaaaaacaaagcatttatttaatgacaacaaaaaccagaaccaccttgaaaactaatttaaaaaaccctcaaaattaaactaaaatgaaatatgCCAAAATTGTAGTAACCCTGGCCAGACtcaaatttagtttattttattttttattcatgagTTGCCAAGCGCAGCGCCATGTTCATCCTTGGAACCAATATGGCCGATTGATGAGAAGCGGGAAGGGACAAATGTGATGGACGGCCGGCTTGCGGATTCCCAACTGCGCCTTGCATGCGAAAGCTTCCGGCCTCTGATGGAACAAAACGGCGCACGAGGGGCCCGACACCATAGACGACTTCTGTGggggaggagaaaggggaaaaaaaaaaaaaaaaaaaaaaaagttgaagtgCTTTGTGTGTACAAATGACATTTGCTTTTGTTGCTAACTTACTTGCGGCGGATACGATTCACAATCAAGATGTGCAATTTGATCTTGCCAGTGGTGATAAGTGGCCTGGCAAAAGACGTGAACCTTAaaggagaagggggggggggggggcagctgATAATTgcgtccaaaaaacaaaatgggcgTTTGTGTTTGACCGTCGCATTAGCATGACGGCTAACTCACAGCTCGGTTGGGGCAGAGCGGCGTGCAGCGTCCAAACGTATTCTCGGCCTCTCGGGGGCAGTCCGTCTCCACCAGGGCCAACTCCAGCCACGTCACCATGCCCACGTTGGAAATGTACTGACATgcggggaaaacaaaacaaaaacaaacacaaaaataaaaatgtagccTTGTGATGCAAtgagcaagaagaaaaaaaaaaaaaaagtcatcacccCGCTTGTCAGCTGCGCAATTTCCATCATGGTGAAGAATTTGCGGCGTTGCCCCTCGCGGTTGAACTTGAGCACCACCTGGTGGGCCGCTTTTGCGCCTGTCGGGTCCTTCAGGGGCAGCAAGACGGGACAGTCGGGACAAATCCAGGCCATTTCCGCATTGGTGTGTTCTGAAAGGGAAAAATTTAAAACATGCATGCCAACGTCAAACGTGCgcacaaaatatattaaaaaaaaatcaaaagttgaaTTTCAAGTTGAGATGTAGCGAACAGTAAAATGATGATTCCAACGGCAGTTCATCTTTTCAGAAGTTTGATTTTGCGACAATGGCGAGCGCTTACCTGGCCTGGTGGCGCAAAGGTGCTTGCTGACGATGACCTTGCCGGACGCCACCGCAAGACGGACGTCGCACGTCGACACCGCaccctgaaaaaacaaaaaagccgtCATGAACCCGACCGTGGCCAAAAAAGTGGAATGTATTGCGCCGGAATCCGTACGCGTTCGTGCATTTGGAAGGGGACGCACTGCTGGTGAGGTTTGGGGTTGCTGAAGTGACATTTGGTCTGCAACAGCTTCAGTGACACGTCCAAGCGGCAACCGCCAG contains the following coding sequences:
- the LOC144027060 gene encoding antihemorrhagic factor cHLP-B-like, giving the protein MATHLFAVLLWCAAALPAFVAPQTLTCGRDSVKAAAGMAVRHINDRHKHGFKFRLREVQSSNYQQFSGGCHIDVNVKLSQTKCHFSNPKPADQCELWQMDQRGAVATCSVEFWVMWGMAKITKYECTTRPELTNEELLTVCPSCAKLLPLNDPTGVSAVNEAVRKFNRESKRVHYFTLMEVAQLTAKDVVNIGTVTLLKFALVETTCPRQSAHAFAACTPRCPDRATRVYCQASYYNSHSQVGELDCETYPAKMSSPLPAGEPEPVCRPLFHQSSEACVCKAKLRNPQPSVHHICPFPLHTHKPQ
- the LOC144027087 gene encoding alpha-2-HS-glycoprotein-like yields the protein MFAHLFVGLLWCALAHLVQTSFPATCRPDGVETLAAVAVQHINWQHKHGYKFKLDEILSSNYLQVPGGCHLDVSLKLVQTKCHFSNPKPHQQCVPFKMHERGAVSTCDVRLAVASGKVTVSKHLCATRPDPTNAELNKICPDCSDLLALDDPRGLKAAHQVVLKFNREGKHRNFFTLMEITHLRSGYINPWGSHTSLALALVETDCPREAENTFARCAPLCPDDAAHVFCQVSYLDRQEEITSLDCETYPPQKSGSAPVSGPACRLLFHQSPEAFACKAQLGINKPVVHHICPFPLLVDRPYWFQG
- the LOC144027056 gene encoding alpha-2-HS-glycoprotein-like, which translates into the protein MVAHLFVGLLWCTLAPLALLGRTPLPGAACRSDGVEMLAGIAVRHINWQHKHGYKFKLHKILSSNYRQVPGGCRLDVSLKLLQTKCHFSNPKPHQQCVPFQMHERGAVSTCDVRLAVASGKVIVSKHLCATRPEHTNAEMAWICPDCPVLLPLKDPTGAKAAHQVVLKFNREGQRRKFFTMMEIAQLTSGYISNVGMVTWLELALVETDCPREAENTFGRCTPLCPNRAVHVFCQATYHHWQDQIAHLDCESYPPQKSSMVSGPSCAVLFHQRPEAFACKAQLGIRKPAVHHICPFPLLINRPYWFQG